Proteins from a single region of Pseudopedobacter saltans DSM 12145:
- a CDS encoding Crp/Fnr family transcriptional regulator: METQALFSLLEDLVEEIPQSFFIKLDQELKPKLYSERTIIIERGSYQRYFYYLSKGIATGRDEERIVSFFCEENEIILFDESFIDDLPSTLEITVEKGSVVYEIERDKFLKFENKHFTNILLTKILLANDSYFNSLNTKMKSLSVKERIELVRKRHKSFFLAKLDILASFMGASIAQVCTHRKALAKLGVKS, from the coding sequence ATGGAAACCCAAGCACTTTTTAGCTTACTTGAAGACCTGGTGGAAGAAATCCCTCAATCTTTCTTCATAAAGCTTGATCAGGAATTAAAACCTAAGCTATATTCTGAACGTACTATTATTATAGAACGAGGTTCTTATCAAAGGTACTTTTACTATCTATCTAAAGGAATAGCAACAGGAAGAGATGAAGAAAGAATAGTATCCTTCTTTTGCGAAGAAAATGAGATTATTCTATTTGATGAATCTTTCATAGACGACCTACCGTCCACATTGGAAATAACAGTAGAGAAAGGAAGTGTAGTTTATGAGATTGAGCGAGATAAGTTTTTAAAATTTGAAAACAAACATTTCACAAATATTCTTTTGACAAAAATCCTATTAGCTAATGATAGCTATTTTAATAGTTTAAACACCAAAATGAAATCTTTATCAGTAAAAGAGCGAATTGAATTAGTGCGCAAACGCCATAAAAGTTTCTTTTTAGCTAAATTAGATATACTAGCATCTTTTATGGGAGCATCTATTGCTCAAGTGTGTACACATCGAAAAGCTTTGGCTAAATTAGGTGTTAAATCATAG
- a CDS encoding AbiH family protein, which translates to MNRLILVGNGFDLAHGLKTSYKDFLIWYLAECFGSRSYLPSIYKDELLQIEFKDFYSFTRVVTAYKEGVYHSGYTKDDLIYFIASHFEQRTIKELLNINEKYIPVFIIADSDHFSVSDDNRNEPFKVNVLSDLLKNLIINCQDCNWVDVENEYFEALKNCKNREGQFDFKKVNQLNDELQFIKGKLKEYLEIQQKNARVSVKGNLIAHIKSKYNISDFDTTVDYENLRQKLGFDDRFKEEDHYLYVVNFNYTDTFNHYKDHVIEQSIFRKVEINHIHGELYELKNPLIFGFGDEHDKDYLTFEEQGNNDLFTHIKSYQYFNTPNYRNLIRFLNSGDYQVFIMGHSCGLSDRTMFKEIFDHEHCKSVKIFHYQKPDGTNDFWEKTVNLGRHFSDKGRMRKLIVEFDEANAFPQCN; encoded by the coding sequence ATGAATAGACTTATACTTGTAGGTAATGGTTTTGATTTAGCGCATGGTTTAAAAACCAGCTATAAGGATTTTTTGATATGGTATTTAGCTGAATGTTTTGGTAGTAGAAGCTACCTACCTAGCATTTACAAAGATGAATTGCTTCAGATTGAATTTAAAGATTTTTATTCTTTCACAAGAGTTGTTACTGCATATAAAGAAGGGGTTTACCATTCTGGTTATACAAAGGATGATTTGATTTACTTTATAGCAAGTCATTTTGAACAAAGAACTATAAAAGAGCTGTTGAATATTAATGAAAAGTATATTCCGGTTTTCATAATAGCTGATAGTGATCACTTTTCAGTGTCAGATGATAATCGTAATGAACCTTTTAAAGTAAATGTCTTATCCGATTTATTAAAAAATCTAATAATCAATTGTCAAGATTGTAATTGGGTAGATGTAGAAAATGAATATTTTGAAGCTTTAAAGAACTGTAAAAATAGAGAAGGTCAATTTGACTTTAAAAAAGTTAATCAGTTAAATGATGAACTCCAATTTATAAAAGGAAAGCTTAAAGAGTATTTAGAAATACAACAAAAAAATGCAAGAGTAAGTGTAAAAGGAAACCTTATCGCACATATTAAATCAAAATATAATATATCTGATTTTGACACTACAGTAGATTATGAAAATTTAAGACAAAAATTGGGATTTGATGATAGGTTTAAAGAAGAAGACCATTATTTGTACGTTGTTAATTTTAATTATACCGATACATTCAATCATTATAAAGATCATGTTATTGAACAAAGTATATTTAGAAAGGTAGAAATTAATCATATCCATGGCGAGTTATATGAGCTTAAAAATCCTCTCATTTTTGGTTTTGGAGATGAACATGATAAAGATTACTTAACGTTTGAGGAGCAAGGCAATAATGATTTATTTACCCATATCAAATCCTATCAATACTTTAACACTCCTAATTATAGAAATCTAATTCGTTTTTTAAATAGCGGCGATTATCAAGTATTTATAATGGGACATTCTTGTGGTTTATCTGATCGCACCATGTTTAAAGAAATTTTTGATCATGAGCATTGTAAATCAGTAAAGATATTCCATTATCAAAAGCCTGATGGGACTAATGACTTTTGGGAGAAGACAGTGAATTTAGGAAGGCATTTTAGTGATAAGGGTAGAATGCGTAAGCTTATTGTTGAGTTTGATGAAGCTAATGCTTTTCCGCAGTGTAATTAG
- a CDS encoding helix-turn-helix domain-containing protein has product MGKQYRDQEYLINVGKRLMEIREAKNITQEKLQELTGLDIRQIGRIERAETNVSISSIKLIADCLKISVSELLDV; this is encoded by the coding sequence GTGGGAAAACAGTATAGAGATCAAGAATATTTAATCAATGTCGGCAAACGACTTATGGAAATCCGTGAAGCGAAAAATATAACACAGGAAAAGCTTCAAGAATTGACTGGATTAGATATTAGACAAATCGGTCGTATTGAACGAGCCGAAACCAATGTCTCTATAAGTAGTATAAAATTGATTGCTGACTGTCTAAAAATTTCTGTATCAGAGTTATTAGATGTATAG
- a CDS encoding TrlF family AAA-like ATPase has translation MINKGSEWNVWDLHVHTPASGFANDADYPTLIENLKKSEADVIGINDYCSIQGYKKIIDLGGVDNKILFPVVELRMNNKINHKNSTATDGGVSINFHIIFDNSIDVNSIEVEINSLECKFDGGNESKLGHVTNPEELKKISFDYFETIKKLNSSILKNKFLIWVPYDEYGGIDAIDPVNDGFFKLGIINIAHLLGSGNQKQIDYFLSDRCVNDVGKNIACLKGSDAHQLDYPFGKLRDRDSKPTARYCWIKGEKSFKALQHLIVEPIDRVLIKDKNPIEERINTNRTKYIDSIKLNSVAGYDPKTQGEWFNNIEIPLNPELVAIIGNKGNGKSALADIIGLCGDYSGSHDDFSFLNKKRFGENNGRKSSNFEATLTWKSGNSVTKNLNDKVAESVPEKVKYLPQGYFERLTNNHDSVEDFNREIENVVFTHLEEADKLGKNTFQQLIDFKTSVTEEEILGLKNKLLAINKSLFEKEKKLNPEYKKGIENQIQLKDNELKALIEPNAVPNPNDDPEHAKNNLVINQKLFELNQKIEDETELLISTTNKKSNILIEINNLKAIKQKIENKLKEFEFFKIEIKDELLKYGLDINTILTITSNLESIDRVLTVKDDEYTKIKVLLGEENSDDPNFKTIPQKINELKLQQARIQNELGEADKIYQNYLINKKHWEENRNKIIGNVATSGSLEFFKNEIKYINEILDSEIQTERELRIEVTKEIFELKESVLGIYKNVKQKIDKIIEENAYLLAAYPIQVEASFVLKSNFQKKFLEYISLNKIGTFYGKENAELQLKKILEQSSLDTFDNISDLLKSITNALFVDLRDANNQSTNIENQVSDVVELYDYLFSLDFVDYNYELRQGNKSLNQLSPGEKGALLLIFYLLLDNNDIPLIIDQPEDNLDNHSVANILVPFIKKAKAKRQIILVTHNPNLAVVADAEQVIFTELDKENNYKFSFKAGAIENPVINDCIVKVLEGAMPAFNKRKLKYYE, from the coding sequence ATGATAAATAAAGGTTCAGAATGGAATGTTTGGGATTTACATGTGCACACACCTGCATCGGGTTTTGCAAATGATGCTGATTATCCAACGTTAATCGAAAATCTAAAAAAATCAGAAGCTGATGTAATTGGCATTAATGATTATTGTTCTATTCAAGGATATAAAAAAATTATTGATTTAGGAGGTGTTGATAATAAAATTCTATTTCCTGTAGTGGAATTAAGAATGAACAATAAAATTAATCACAAAAATTCAACTGCGACCGATGGGGGTGTTAGTATTAATTTTCATATAATATTTGACAATAGTATTGATGTAAATAGCATAGAAGTCGAGATAAATAGTTTAGAATGTAAATTTGATGGAGGAAATGAATCTAAACTCGGACATGTTACTAATCCTGAAGAGTTAAAAAAAATATCTTTCGATTATTTTGAAACAATTAAAAAACTTAATTCTTCTATATTAAAAAACAAATTTTTAATATGGGTTCCATATGACGAATATGGTGGAATTGATGCTATAGATCCAGTTAATGATGGGTTTTTTAAATTAGGTATTATTAATATTGCTCATTTATTAGGTTCAGGAAATCAAAAGCAAATCGATTATTTTTTAAGTGATAGGTGTGTAAATGATGTTGGAAAAAATATAGCTTGTTTAAAAGGTAGTGATGCACATCAATTAGATTATCCATTTGGGAAATTACGAGATAGAGATTCAAAACCAACTGCTAGATACTGTTGGATTAAAGGAGAAAAAAGTTTTAAAGCATTACAGCATTTAATTGTTGAACCTATTGATAGGGTTCTAATTAAAGATAAAAATCCGATTGAAGAAAGGATAAATACAAATCGTACAAAATACATTGATTCAATTAAATTAAATTCAGTTGCTGGCTATGATCCTAAAACACAAGGTGAATGGTTTAATAATATAGAAATTCCGCTGAATCCAGAATTAGTTGCAATTATTGGAAACAAAGGTAATGGTAAAAGTGCATTAGCTGATATTATTGGATTATGTGGAGATTATAGCGGTAGTCATGATGATTTTTCTTTTTTAAATAAGAAACGATTTGGAGAAAATAATGGTAGAAAATCATCTAATTTTGAAGCTACGCTAACATGGAAAAGTGGTAACTCAGTAACCAAGAACTTAAATGACAAAGTTGCGGAATCCGTACCCGAAAAGGTGAAATATTTACCTCAAGGTTATTTTGAAAGATTAACAAACAATCACGATTCTGTTGAGGATTTTAATAGAGAGATAGAGAATGTTGTGTTCACTCATTTAGAAGAAGCAGATAAATTGGGGAAAAATACCTTTCAGCAATTAATCGATTTTAAAACTTCAGTTACTGAAGAGGAAATACTTGGTTTAAAAAACAAACTTCTGGCAATAAATAAATCATTATTTGAGAAAGAGAAAAAACTAAATCCTGAGTATAAAAAAGGCATTGAAAATCAAATTCAACTAAAAGACAATGAATTAAAAGCTTTGATTGAACCTAATGCAGTTCCTAATCCTAATGATGACCCAGAACATGCTAAAAATAATCTAGTAATAAATCAGAAGCTTTTCGAATTAAATCAGAAAATTGAAGATGAAACTGAATTGTTGATTTCTACCACGAATAAGAAATCAAATATATTGATTGAGATTAATAATTTGAAGGCAATTAAGCAAAAGATTGAAAATAAGCTTAAAGAATTTGAATTCTTCAAAATAGAAATAAAAGATGAATTGTTAAAATACGGTTTGGATATCAACACTATCTTAACAATAACTTCTAATCTAGAAAGTATTGATAGGGTATTAACAGTAAAAGATGATGAATACACAAAAATAAAAGTACTATTAGGAGAAGAAAATAGCGATGATCCTAATTTTAAAACTATTCCTCAAAAGATTAATGAACTAAAGTTACAACAAGCGAGAATACAAAATGAGCTAGGTGAGGCAGATAAAATCTATCAAAATTATCTTATTAATAAAAAGCATTGGGAAGAAAATAGGAATAAGATCATTGGAAATGTCGCTACAAGTGGCAGTCTTGAGTTCTTTAAGAATGAAATAAAATATATTAATGAAATACTTGATTCTGAAATTCAAACAGAAAGAGAATTACGTATAGAAGTAACTAAAGAAATTTTTGAACTAAAAGAATCTGTATTAGGAATTTATAAAAATGTTAAACAAAAAATTGATAAAATAATTGAAGAAAATGCTTATTTACTTGCAGCATACCCTATACAAGTAGAAGCTTCATTTGTTTTGAAGTCTAACTTTCAAAAGAAGTTTTTAGAATATATTTCTCTGAATAAAATAGGAACTTTTTATGGTAAAGAAAACGCTGAACTTCAGTTAAAGAAAATATTGGAACAATCAAGTTTAGATACATTTGATAATATTTCAGACCTGTTAAAATCTATTACTAATGCTTTGTTTGTTGATTTGAGAGATGCTAATAATCAATCAACTAATATTGAAAATCAAGTTAGTGATGTCGTTGAATTATATGATTATTTATTCTCATTAGATTTCGTTGATTATAATTATGAACTTCGTCAAGGTAATAAAAGCTTAAACCAATTATCCCCAGGAGAGAAAGGTGCTTTGCTTTTAATTTTCTATTTATTGTTAGATAATAATGATATTCCGCTGATCATTGACCAACCAGAAGATAATTTAGATAATCATAGTGTAGCTAATATTTTAGTTCCATTTATAAAAAAAGCAAAAGCTAAAAGACAAATAATTTTAGTTACACATAATCCTAATTTAGCTGTTGTTGCGGATGCTGAACAGGTAATTTTCACAGAATTAGATAAGGAAAACAATTATAAATTTTCGTTTAAAGCTGGAGCTATCGAAAATCCTGTAATAAACGATTGTATCGTAAAAGTTTTAGAAGGTGCAATGCCTGCATTCAATAAACGTAAATTAAAATATTACGAATAG
- a CDS encoding nucleotidyl transferase AbiEii/AbiGii toxin family protein, with the protein MWIKLTKEQKVQVLEQTGIAKGLPAFVIEKDWWVCILLKAIFQSKYAKSVIFKGGTSLSKAYHLIHRFSEDIDLVIDRHLLGFDELTSITQIKKLRKASGSFIINEFREELIHQLDQLGIDKAFYEIKYNDHVDDTSDPNTLGVYYQSVVPVSNAYVEQRVLLELGARSLTEPAETKSIISFIDENYKGLSFAEPAFEVQVVVPTRTFIEKVLLLHEEFSKPTDKIRTDRLTRHFYDLEKLMKAEYGLLALQDEELFHAIVEHRKTVNPIRGLDYSNHKKGKIKILPPDEVRSKWEADYKTMQENMIVDESLDWKELLNRIQEIENKWNEQGQNK; encoded by the coding sequence ATGTGGATTAAGCTCACAAAAGAACAAAAAGTTCAGGTGCTTGAACAAACGGGTATAGCGAAAGGGTTGCCTGCTTTTGTAATAGAAAAAGATTGGTGGGTTTGTATTTTATTGAAAGCAATTTTTCAGTCTAAATACGCAAAGTCTGTTATTTTTAAAGGTGGAACTTCGCTAAGCAAGGCCTATCATTTAATCCATCGATTTTCAGAGGATATTGATTTAGTCATTGATCGTCATTTATTAGGGTTTGATGAATTAACTTCAATAACACAAATCAAAAAATTAAGAAAAGCTTCCGGAAGTTTTATTATCAATGAGTTTAGAGAAGAGTTGATTCATCAATTAGATCAATTAGGAATTGATAAGGCTTTCTACGAAATTAAGTACAATGACCATGTAGATGATACCAGTGATCCGAATACTTTAGGGGTATATTATCAATCTGTAGTACCTGTTAGCAATGCGTATGTTGAGCAAAGAGTTCTTTTAGAATTAGGTGCAAGATCGTTAACAGAGCCCGCAGAAACTAAATCTATTATTTCATTTATAGACGAAAATTATAAAGGTTTATCTTTTGCGGAGCCGGCATTTGAAGTGCAGGTTGTAGTGCCTACCCGAACTTTTATTGAGAAAGTTTTATTATTACACGAAGAATTCTCTAAACCTACTGATAAAATTAGAACCGATAGATTAACGAGGCATTTTTATGATTTAGAAAAATTAATGAAGGCAGAATATGGTCTGTTAGCTCTACAAGATGAAGAATTGTTTCATGCTATTGTAGAGCATAGAAAAACAGTTAACCCTATAAGAGGCCTTGACTATTCAAATCATAAGAAAGGAAAAATAAAGATACTTCCGCCAGACGAAGTGCGCTCGAAATGGGAAGCGGATTATAAGACTATGCAAGAAAATATGATTGTTGACGAAAGTTTGGATTGGAAAGAATTATTGAATAGAATACAAGAGATTGAAAATAAATGGAATGAACAGGGTCAAAATAAGTAG
- a CDS encoding type I restriction endonuclease subunit R — protein MKYTELQLEQAFIHLLETEGYHYIDGKELSRVSNQEVLIKEDLRSFLLNRYEDLEEIELESIVNEIAFQSASNLYDSNKYICKLLADGLIFKRNNPQKKDLHIRYIDIEHIANNTFKIANQLEVQGSELRIPDLILYLNGIPVVVFEFKTAIEEEITIYDAYKQLTVRYRRDIPELMKYNVFCVISDGVNNKAGTVFSPYEFYYGWNKITGNEKKALTGIETATSIVHGMLNQSRLVDIIHHFVLFPDTSKHELKILTRYPQYYAANKLYKNILAHRKPEGDGKGGTYFGATGCGKSYTMLYLSRLLMRSTDFASPTIIIISDRTDLDDQLSKDFTNAKDFIGDENIINIESRADLRARLRGRESGGVFLTTVQKFAEDDEILSDRFNIICISDEAHRSQVNLDLKVKIDEEKGVTKSYGFAKYLHDSLPYATYVGFTGTPIDKTLEVFGDVVDSYTMFESVNDEITVRLVYEGRAAKVNLDYNKVQEIENYYENALQEGASEYHVEYSQRAIAKMEVVLGDGDRIKAIAQDFITHYEKRIEENATVAGKVMFVCASRGIAYKLYKEILVLRPAWGEVMLPEGLNEKEQKEIKPIERVKMVMTRNKDDEKDLWDLLGSKEERKELDRQFKQVKSNFKIAIVVDMWLTGFDVPFLDTIYIDKLLQTHNLIQTISRVNRKYQGKDRGLVVDYIGIKKNLNHALGLFNNQTADDDFEDISQAEIIVRDQIDLLRQFFYKFDASKYYDGLPVERLQCLNNASELVLQTEESEKFFVNVTKKLKSAYNLVSGSELFALREVDEIHFYFAVKSIVVKLTKGEAPDTAQMNEKVAKLVEEAIISEGVEEIFKLDDHKANTIDLFNDKFIEKIANLELPNTKIKILERLLKQAIGDFKKVNKVKGQDFSVRLQTIVNRYNERSERDVLDYDGIQADTAEQMLDLIIKLRIEMDSFHDLGIDYEEKAFYDILYMICKQYGFEFDKDKMLELAKEIKIIVDNTAKYPDWADRDDIKAQLKMDIIVKLHQYGYPPITQDDVYKNVLEQAENFKRNR, from the coding sequence ATGAAATACACCGAATTGCAATTAGAACAAGCATTTATCCACCTTTTGGAAACAGAGGGTTATCATTATATAGATGGGAAAGAATTATCGAGAGTTTCTAATCAAGAAGTTCTGATTAAGGAAGATTTGCGTTCTTTTTTATTGAATCGTTACGAAGATTTGGAAGAAATAGAATTGGAAAGCATTGTCAACGAAATAGCTTTTCAGTCAGCTTCCAATCTGTATGACTCTAATAAATACATTTGTAAATTATTAGCAGATGGTTTGATTTTTAAACGAAACAATCCACAAAAGAAAGATTTGCATATTCGATATATTGATATCGAGCATATAGCTAATAATACATTCAAAATTGCCAATCAATTAGAGGTTCAAGGATCAGAATTGCGTATTCCGGATTTGATTTTATATCTCAATGGAATTCCTGTAGTGGTTTTTGAATTTAAAACCGCTATTGAAGAGGAAATTACCATTTATGATGCTTATAAGCAATTGACTGTACGCTACCGTAGAGACATTCCGGAGTTGATGAAATACAATGTGTTTTGTGTGATTTCTGATGGTGTGAATAACAAAGCGGGTACGGTATTTTCGCCTTACGAATTTTATTACGGGTGGAACAAAATTACAGGAAATGAAAAGAAAGCCCTGACGGGTATAGAAACCGCTACGTCTATTGTTCATGGAATGCTAAACCAAAGCAGATTGGTAGATATTATTCACCATTTTGTGTTGTTTCCAGATACGTCTAAACATGAATTGAAGATATTGACACGCTATCCGCAATATTATGCTGCCAATAAGTTATATAAAAATATTCTAGCGCATCGTAAGCCAGAGGGAGATGGTAAAGGGGGAACTTATTTTGGAGCAACGGGATGTGGTAAAAGCTATACCATGTTGTATTTATCGCGTTTGCTGATGCGCTCTACAGATTTTGCCAGCCCCACGATTATTATTATATCGGACCGTACGGACCTGGATGACCAGCTGTCTAAAGATTTTACCAATGCCAAAGATTTTATAGGAGACGAGAATATCATCAATATTGAATCGAGAGCTGATTTAAGAGCCCGTTTACGTGGTAGAGAAAGTGGCGGGGTATTCCTGACAACGGTTCAGAAATTTGCTGAAGATGACGAGATCCTATCAGATCGTTTTAATATTATCTGTATCTCTGATGAGGCGCATCGTTCGCAGGTTAATCTGGACTTAAAGGTGAAAATTGATGAGGAAAAAGGAGTAACCAAATCGTATGGCTTTGCTAAGTATTTACATGATTCCTTACCCTATGCAACCTACGTTGGTTTTACGGGAACACCAATAGATAAAACTTTAGAGGTGTTTGGCGATGTGGTGGATTCGTACACAATGTTTGAGTCTGTAAATGATGAGATTACTGTGCGTTTGGTGTATGAGGGCAGGGCAGCTAAAGTGAATCTGGATTATAATAAGGTACAGGAAATTGAAAATTATTATGAAAATGCACTGCAAGAAGGCGCTTCGGAATATCATGTAGAGTACAGTCAAAGAGCTATTGCAAAAATGGAAGTTGTTTTAGGTGATGGCGATCGTATTAAGGCTATTGCACAGGATTTTATAACGCATTACGAAAAGCGTATAGAAGAAAATGCAACAGTTGCCGGGAAAGTGATGTTTGTTTGTGCCTCACGTGGTATTGCCTATAAATTATACAAAGAAATTTTAGTATTGCGCCCGGCATGGGGAGAGGTTATGCTTCCTGAGGGCTTAAATGAAAAAGAGCAGAAAGAGATTAAGCCTATAGAGCGTGTTAAGATGGTGATGACCCGTAATAAGGATGACGAAAAGGATTTATGGGATTTGTTGGGTAGTAAGGAGGAGCGCAAAGAACTGGATCGCCAGTTCAAACAGGTTAAATCTAATTTCAAGATAGCCATTGTGGTAGATATGTGGCTGACGGGCTTTGATGTACCATTTTTAGATACTATTTATATTGACAAACTTTTGCAAACGCATAATCTTATTCAGACTATTTCCCGGGTAAATCGTAAATATCAGGGTAAGGATAGAGGTCTGGTAGTGGATTATATTGGTATCAAGAAAAATCTGAACCATGCTTTAGGATTATTCAATAATCAGACAGCAGATGATGATTTTGAAGATATCAGTCAGGCAGAGATTATTGTTCGTGATCAGATTGATTTACTTAGACAATTCTTCTACAAGTTTGATGCTTCAAAATATTACGATGGTTTGCCGGTAGAACGTTTACAGTGTTTAAATAATGCTTCTGAATTGGTTTTGCAAACCGAGGAGTCGGAGAAGTTTTTTGTAAATGTAACCAAGAAATTAAAGTCTGCCTATAATTTGGTGAGTGGTTCGGAATTGTTTGCTTTAAGAGAGGTGGATGAAATTCATTTCTACTTTGCGGTAAAATCTATTGTAGTGAAGTTGACTAAAGGTGAGGCACCTGATACGGCACAGATGAATGAAAAGGTTGCTAAGCTGGTAGAAGAAGCGATTATTTCTGAAGGAGTTGAAGAGATTTTTAAACTGGATGATCATAAGGCAAATACGATTGATTTGTTTAATGATAAGTTTATTGAAAAGATAGCTAATTTAGAATTACCTAATACTAAAATTAAAATTCTGGAGCGCTTATTAAAACAAGCTATCGGCGATTTTAAAAAAGTAAATAAAGTAAAAGGACAAGATTTCTCGGTACGTTTACAGACGATTGTTAATAGGTATAACGAACGAAGCGAAAGGGATGTATTAGATTATGATGGTATCCAGGCTGATACGGCTGAGCAAATGCTGGACCTGATTATAAAACTTCGTATAGAGATGGATTCTTTTCATGATTTGGGAATTGATTATGAAGAGAAAGCTTTTTATGATATCCTGTATATGATTTGTAAACAGTACGGTTTTGAGTTTGATAAGGATAAAATGCTGGAGCTAGCCAAAGAAATTAAAATAATAGTGGATAATACGGCTAAGTATCCGGATTGGGCAGATCGGGATGATATTAAGGCGCAATTGAAAATGGATATTATAGTGAAACTACATCAGTATGGTTATCCGCCCATTACACAGGATGACGTGTATAAGAATGTATTGGAACAGGCAGAGAATTTTAAGAGGAATAGGTAG
- a CDS encoding DUF6088 family protein, producing MTESSKNQIQTKISKSSFGEIFFLDDFAKYGSADNIRKVLSRLEQEGIVERLAHGIYLKPKKDPLLGTIYPNTEEIARQIAQRDKARIAPTGVLALFLLGLTTQIPLKAVYLTDGSQRAIAIGNRTIQFKKTVPKSFAIKDDLLHLIVQAFKETGQQEISAAFLEQIKPHILQLDEQVIQKQLKYAPVWIQKHITNLYTA from the coding sequence ATGACAGAATCGTCTAAAAATCAAATACAAACAAAGATTTCTAAGTCTTCATTTGGCGAAATATTTTTTTTGGATGATTTTGCAAAGTATGGTTCTGCAGATAATATTCGCAAGGTACTTTCTCGTTTAGAGCAAGAGGGCATTGTAGAGCGTTTGGCACATGGTATTTATCTGAAACCTAAGAAAGATCCTTTATTAGGAACCATTTATCCGAATACCGAAGAAATTGCCAGACAAATAGCACAACGAGATAAAGCCCGTATTGCTCCAACAGGGGTATTGGCTTTGTTTTTATTGGGACTTACCACGCAGATTCCCTTAAAAGCAGTGTATTTAACAGATGGTTCGCAAAGGGCTATAGCTATAGGTAACAGAACCATTCAATTTAAAAAAACAGTTCCCAAAAGTTTTGCTATCAAAGACGACTTGTTGCATTTAATTGTGCAGGCCTTTAAAGAAACAGGTCAGCAAGAAATATCAGCAGCGTTCTTAGAACAAATAAAGCCTCACATCCTTCAATTAGATGAGCAAGTGATCCAAAAACAGTTAAAATATGCTCCTGTATGGATACAGAAGCATATCACTAATCTTTATACAGCCTAG